Proteins found in one Muntiacus reevesi chromosome 2, mMunRee1.1, whole genome shotgun sequence genomic segment:
- the MEIG1 gene encoding meiosis expressed gene 1 protein homolog, protein MASSDVKPKSISRAKKWSEEIENLYRFQQAGYRDEIEYKQVKQVSMVDRWPETGYVKKLQRRDNTFYYYNKQRECDDKEVHKVKIYAY, encoded by the exons ATGGCTAGTTCTGACGTGAAACCAAAATCAATAAGTCGTGccaaaaaatggtcagaagaGATAGAAAATCTGTACAGATTTCAACAAGCAGGATATCGAGATGAAATTGAATATAAACAAGTGAAGCAAGTTTCTATG GTAGATCGTTGGCCAGAGACAGGATATGTGAAGAAGCTTCAGAGAAGGGACAATACTTTCTATTACTACAACAAACAGAGGGAGTGCGATGACAAGGAAGTCCACAAAGTGAAAATTTATGCTTACTAG